DNA sequence from the Pedobacter sp. W3I1 genome:
AAAAATAGAAGAGTATCCAGGCCACCAGATTGTAGAGATCGGCCTATCCAAAATGTACCGGGTTACCGGTAATCAAAAATATCTAGACCTCGCAAAGTTCTTCCTGGATGTAAGGGGACCGAAGGGCGATGCATACAATCAGGCCCATAAAAAAGTTATCGATCAGCACGATGCCGTCGGTCATGCCGTGAGAGCAGCCTATATGTACACCGGAATGGCAGATATTGCTGCACTTACCGGCGATACTAAATACCTTTCGGCAATCGACGACATTTGGGGGGATGTGGTAAACAAAAAACTCTACATCACAGGAGGCATTGGTGCAACAGGTGCCGGTGAGGCTTTCGGTGAAGCTTACCAGCTACCAAACATGTCTGCCTATGCAGAAACCTGTGCTGCCATTGGAAATGTTTATTGGAATGAAAGAATGTTCCTGTTGCATGGAGATTCAAAATACATTGATGTACTGGAAAGAACTTTATATAATGGCTTATTATCAGGCGTTTCTTTAAGCGGTGACCGTTTCTTTTATCCAAATCCACTGGCATCTATGTTTCAACATCAGCGCAGCGCATGGATCAGTTGCGCATGTTGCATCAGTAACATGGCCCGCTTTTTGCCTTCTCTGCCCGGTTATGTATATGCGCAAGATAAAAACGACTTGTATATCAACCTGTTTATGGGCAACACAAGTAAAATTGCCCTTACAGCTACAACTGTAGAAATCACACAGACTACTGACTATCCCTGGAAAGGAGATGTAGGCATTAACATCAACCCTGAAAAAACAGCCACCTTTACATTGAGGATCCGGATTCCGGGTTGGGCAGCTCAGGATGCATCACCGGGAAGTCTTTATTCGTTCCTTGATAAAAAAACAGCTCCGGTAACGATTTCGATCAATGGGATGGCCACTTCGTTTACTACCGAAAAAGGCTACGCTGTTTTAACAAGAAAATGGAAAAAAGGCGATAAAATTTTCTTAAGTCTACCGATGGAAACCGACAAGGTGATCGCTAACAAAAATGTGAAAGATGATGCATCACGCTTTGTACTGGAACGCGGACCTGTTGTTTACTGCCTTGAAGGACCTGATAACAAAGACAGCCTGGTACAGAATATTATGATCGATAAAAATGCCATTGCCTCTTCTCATTATGAGCAAAACCTACTTAATGGCGTTGGCGTAATCAATATTAAGGGCCAAAGCACAAAACGGCAAATAAACAGTGATAGTATTTTGGTTACCGCCCAGGATGTTAAGGCCATCCCGTACTACGCTTGGGCAAACCGGGGGCCGAGCGAAATGACGGTCTGGATACCTTATGAGCAATCGGCCGCCAGACCAAAACCGGCTCCAACCATTGCCAGTACGAGTAAGGTATCTGCTTCGCTTAAAAACAAGAGAATGTTTTCTGCAATAAAAGATCAGTACGAACCAGCGGATTCAAAGGATACCAACTTTCCTTATTTGCACTGGTGGCCAGCCAAAAACACCAATGAGTTTATACAATACGATTTTGCATCTGAACAAACCGTAAGTGAATCTAAAGTTTATTGGTATGATGATAGCCCTTGGGGTGGTTGCAGAATTCCGGTTTCTTATAAATTATTATATAAAAAAGGAGATCAATGGCTTCCCGTTGAAACAACCGCTCCTTACGAGATTAGTAAAGATAAATTTAATACCGTAAAATTTAAACCAGTAAACACAACTGCCCTAAGAATGGAAATTCAATTACCTGCAGAGCATGCAACTGGTGTACACGAGTGGGCAGTAAAATAACTTGTAATAAAAGTTCTCCATTAGAACTCCCTATTTCAATATTTGAGATAGGGAGTTTTTTTATGGATCGAGCCTCAGGATCATTTATTAATAACCAAGGTTTTCTAAATGACCAAAAGATAACCCAAGCCATTTGATCCTTAAAGCTTTAACCTCAAGATCAGTTAACCATATAGGTTAAAAAACGATTTAAATCAGGTAATATACTCGTTATAATCAAGCGCCTACTATGTTAAATTTATAAACGTTATAACGACGTTTAAACTAACCAAAAAAAACTAATAAACTAATCAATAAGCTAATGAAATTAAACTTTACTTTGAGGTGGGGTAAGTTATTAAGCATCCTTATATTTCTGGTGATGCCTTTTCTTACCTTTGCACAAACCAAAATTACCGGTACGGTAACTGATGGAAAAAACGAGCCCATACCCGGGGCATCTATTAAACAAAAGGGCACAACTAATGGTACCTCTTCGGATATTAAGGGAAACTTCTCGTTAACTTTAAGGGAAGGCTCTTCAACCTTAACCGTCAGTATTGTTGGCTACAAAACCAAAGAAGTTTCTACGACAGGTAAAACGAGTATCAACATTGAGCTTGCAGAAGATGATAACTCATTGCAAGAAGTAGTGGCGATAGGATACCAGAATATTCAGCGAAAAAACACCGCCGGAGCAATCTCATCTGTTAAAGGAAAAGATTTTGAAAATACGCCCTACTCTACTTTCGATGCGATGTTACAAGGTAGGGTTGCTGGTTTAACCGTTTTAAGTACCTCTGGCGAACCCGGCGGCACCAATATTGTTAACATACGCGGTGCCAGCAATGTAAATTTAGGTCAGAGCAGTTCTCCATTATACGTTATTGATGGGGTAATCTATGATGTAAATGATATTGGGTCAGCCTATGGAAGCAGTCCATTGCAAGCCATTAACCCAAACGACATTGAATCTGTTGATGTATTAAAAGATGCATCCGCTTCAGCCGTTTATGGTGCCCGTGCCGCAAATGGTGTTATTATTGTTAAAACCAAACGTGCCATAGCTGGTGCACCACCCCAGATCAGGGTATCTAGCTATTTCGGTATTGCCAATAAACCGGCATTAAAACCTATCCAAACAGGTACTGCAGAGCGAAGGTTGAAAATGGATTTACTTTATGGAGGCAGTGCATCATATGATAAGTTAAAAAACCTGAGTATGATGCTAACTGATAGCCTAAATACTGCTTTTAACAATAATACGGATTGGCAGGGCTTATTTCTTCAAACCGGAAACATTAGTAATGTTGATGCAAGCATTGCAGGCGCAACAGATAAATACTCCTATCGGTTCTCTTTTAACCGCTATTTTGAAGAAGGTGTAATGAAGGGTTACGACATTAACAGGGTAACACCAAGCTTATTTTTTCAGGTATCGCCAACCAAAAAATTATTGGTACAAACCAATTTATTCGTGGGTTTAACCAAAGCCAAGCATGGACAGGGAGACCAAAATAAGTATCCCTTTAATACCTGGGGGTTCCCATCATCTTTCTGGAAAATCGGCCCGGCTGAAGAAGCGCTTTACACAGGCAGGTATGAAGAGCTTCG
Encoded proteins:
- a CDS encoding glycoside hydrolase family 127 protein, translating into MKNKRNQLLIFCTLLISVSLNTSAQQKDYPIQPVAFTKVHVHDNFWQPKMEINAEVTIPYVIAQCKANGRMDNFLRAGKKLSGDKMSEFPFDDTDVYKAIEGASYSIQNKANPKLETYIDTLITIIASAQEPDGYLFTFRTVNAKKPHEWIGAKRWEKEEILSHELYNAGHLYEAAVAHYQATGKKTLLNIAIKNADLLVKTFGPGKIEEYPGHQIVEIGLSKMYRVTGNQKYLDLAKFFLDVRGPKGDAYNQAHKKVIDQHDAVGHAVRAAYMYTGMADIAALTGDTKYLSAIDDIWGDVVNKKLYITGGIGATGAGEAFGEAYQLPNMSAYAETCAAIGNVYWNERMFLLHGDSKYIDVLERTLYNGLLSGVSLSGDRFFYPNPLASMFQHQRSAWISCACCISNMARFLPSLPGYVYAQDKNDLYINLFMGNTSKIALTATTVEITQTTDYPWKGDVGININPEKTATFTLRIRIPGWAAQDASPGSLYSFLDKKTAPVTISINGMATSFTTEKGYAVLTRKWKKGDKIFLSLPMETDKVIANKNVKDDASRFVLERGPVVYCLEGPDNKDSLVQNIMIDKNAIASSHYEQNLLNGVGVINIKGQSTKRQINSDSILVTAQDVKAIPYYAWANRGPSEMTVWIPYEQSAARPKPAPTIASTSKVSASLKNKRMFSAIKDQYEPADSKDTNFPYLHWWPAKNTNEFIQYDFASEQTVSESKVYWYDDSPWGGCRIPVSYKLLYKKGDQWLPVETTAPYEISKDKFNTVKFKPVNTTALRMEIQLPAEHATGVHEWAVK